DNA from Leptospira yasudae:
ATCTTTGGAAGATTCGGTCGCGGACTTGGTGGTAACTTCTCCGCCGTTTTTGGACAAGGTGAACTATGAGGAAGACAATTGGCTTCGGTATTGGTTTTTGGAAATCGAACTTCCCGATCACAAAAAGCCGAGCATCTTTTCCACGCTTAGCGCTTGGACCGATTTTATCCACGGAACCTTGGAAGAACTTTCGCGCGTTCTAAAGCCGGAAGGAGTTTGCGTGATGGAAGTGGGCGACATCAAAAAGGGTGCGACCGTTTTCAATTTGGACGAATACGTGATTCAAGCGGCGACCGGTTCCGGTTTGGAATGGGAAACCACCTTCATCAATGATCAGAAATTCACGAAACTCTCGAATTGCTGGAACGTTTCGAACAACGAAAAGGGAACGAACTCGAACCGCTGCGTCGTATTTCGGAATTACAAGTAATAAAAAGAAGGTGTGGGAACTCCCACACGTTTTCAGGCCGCAACCGCTGACGCGGTCGCGCCACTTCGGGCTCGCGAAGTCTCGCTCGGTCTAAACGCGGAGAAGGAATTTTCTAAAATTCGACTCTTACTTTGGATCGCGCGTTTAGACTAAACCCTGCGTGTCGCTTGCGGTTGTGGGAACTCCTTCGTTTCCGGAAGATTTTACTGTGGAACGATGTGGGAACTCCTTCGTTTCCGGAATGTTTTACTGTGAAACGATGTGGGAACTCCTTCGTTTCCGGAAGATTTTACTGTGGAACGATGTGGGAACTCCTTCGTTTTCCCGAAGGTTTTACTGAAAAACAATGTAGGAACTCATACGTTTTTAGTTTATCTTTGCTTTGCAAAGAGCGAACTGGCGACGCTCCGCTCCCATTTCGCTGTCTGGCTTCCTATGGGGCGCTCGACAGGGGTTAACGTAAGCCTCTTTTCATAAAGCTCAGCGAAACACTCCCTATGGGGTCGTATTTATAGGGGACTTCCTCTTCTCACACATTTTCCGAATTCTGTCTCTTTTTCTCGGAAATTCGCCCCTTTCCCCTTCACCAATTTCGGAAATCGACCGACTTAAACTAAGAAGAGGGTTACCGGAATATGATGCGCTCACTCTGGACGGCTGCCACGGGGATGATTGCCCAGCAGTTTCATATCGATACGATTTCAAACAACTTAGCAAACGTAAACACGACCGGGTTCAAAAAGAACCGGGCCGACTTTGAAGACCTCGTGTATCAACACCAGGTATTGGCCGGAACTCCGGCCACTTCCGTGAGCGAGATTCCCACCGGAGTCAACGTGGGTCACGGGGTGAGAGCCGCGGCTTCTCAAAAATTATTCGAGATCGGATCGTTTCAAGCCACCGGAAACAAACTGGATATGGCGATCACCGGCGAGATGGGATTCTTTAAGATCCAGATGCCAGACGGAAGTTTTGCGTTCTCCAGAGACGGATCGTTCAAGATCGATTCGAACCAGCAAGTGGTGACGTCGAACGGATATCTTCTCGAACCGCCTTTGATTCTTCCCGAAGGCGCGATCTTAAACACTCTCATGATTTCCGAACAGGGAGAAGTCACCGTAAAAGTCGGAGCCGACATCCGTCCCATCGTGATCGGACAAGTGGAATTATATCGTTTCGTAAACCCGGCCGGTCTTACTGCGATCGGAAAAAACTTATTTCAAGAAACCGTCGCTTCCGGTCCCGAGATTCCTGGAACTCCGGGAATGGAAGGATTCGGAAACGTCCTGCAGGGATTTTTGGAAATGAGTAACGTAAAAATCGTGGAAGAGATGGTGAACATGATCGTGGCGCAAAGGGCGTACGAATCCAACTCCAAGGCGATCCAAACTTCGGACAACATGTTGTCCACCGCCATTTCCCTAAAGAGATAAGAATTTTATAAATTTCTTATGAACGTATTTCGGATTTTCCTGTTTCTCCTGCTTGCGGCAAACCCTCTTTTGGGAAGAGGAGTGTCCGGAATTTATCTCAAAGGCCGCGCGATCGTGGACGGAGAAGATGTTCTTCTTTCTTCCGTCGCGCGAATCCCGGACGGATTCGAGGATCGGGTTCTTGTAAAGAATCTAAAACGTCCGATCTACATCGGTTCCAAAGAAATCCTGAACGTTTACGGGGATCTGGAACCGAACGTAACCGGAAAGGAAACCCTGGTTCTTCCCCTCAATCACGCTCTCGAACCGAACGAAATCACGGAATCCTTAAGCGAGGAAATCCGCAAAAAACATCCGAACGAAGAATTTCGTCTAACGTTTATTTCCGGCGAAACCAAGGTTCCCTCCGAGGGAGTCGAGTTGCGCTGGGCCAATCTTTCTTCCCGTCTGCATCCGGGACAACTGATGGCTTCTCTCGAAATTTTCTTTCAAGGCAAAAAGGTTCATAGCCTTAGAATCCGTTTTCAAGTGGAACAGAACGTTAAGGTTCTCAAGGCGAAACGTTCTTTGAACAAGGGAATCAAAATCACCGAAGAGGACTTTCAAGAAGAAGCGGTTCTCACTCCCGAGGAAATTTTGGATTCTCCCGGAGCGGACCTTCTCGGCTCCACTCTTCTCAAGGACATGAACGAGGGAGAAATCTTCCGTAAAAAACACGTTCGCAAAATTCAAGACGTTCAAAGAGGAGGGGAAATTCTGATGATCTATCACAAAGGAAGTCTCGTCCTCAAAACGAAAGTAAAGGCTTTGAGTTCGGGTAATATCGGAGAAGATGTTCAAGTGACGACTCATTCGAGAGAAGGGCAGATGAAAGCCAAGGTCGTGGATAAGAATACGGTGGTGACGGAATGAAACTGAATTCCCTTTCTAAGATGATCGTAGAATTGATCCCCGGAATTTTCGGCGCGGTCCTTTTAAGTATTCTTTTGATCTTATTGATTTTTACCGGAAGCGGCTCCGGTCTCAAGGCGCAGGATGCTTCTCTTTGGACGGATAAGAATCCGTATTCCGTTCGTCAGAGCATCAAGGTCGGTTCTCCTCTTTACGTGAGAATCACGAACGGTTTGCAGGCCGAGTTCGAACTCGAATCCAACGCGGACGAAACGATCACTCTCAAATCCATGCCCGATAAAAAGATCATTCCCGATATGCCTTCGTATAACAACGATCGTACGATCACGCGCAAAAATAAGGGCAAGATCAAGTCCCTCGGAAAAGTGAAGGGAAATCTCACCGCGCTCGTAACCGCGGTCGATCCCAATACCGGGCTTTTGACGATCCAAGGACAAAAGGTGAACGTGATCAACGGAGAAGAGAACAGTCTTGCCCTTTCGGGAACGGTTTCCCCCGAATTCGTGGAAAAGGATTCCTCCATCAACGCGGATAAGATCGCCAATCTTCAGGTCAATTTTAACGGAAGAATCAAACGCCAACAAGTCAATCCTCCGATCGCGTTGAAATCCGTGACCAATCCGGACGGCTCCGTGACGGTCAAGGCGGAACTTTCCGAAGAGGAAAAACAAAGGCTGATTCTGGATCAGTTGAACCGGCTTTTGGGAGAATCGCAATGAAATTTGAATATTCTATTCTTTGCATGTTGAATAAAACGGTTTTCTATTTTTCGGGATTAGTATCCCGCGCTTTTTTGTTCTCGCCGCGCTTTTTCTCGTTTCGCGGGTCTTCGCTTTTGGTCCGTTTTTCCGTGGTTTTCGTTTTAGCCGGGTCGATCGGAATTTCTTTCGCTTCCCTGCAAGCCGCGGAGTTGCGTCTCAAAGACATCGCGCGCATCGAAGGAATTCGGGAAAATCAAATCACCGGTTACGGAATCGTGGTCGGTCTTCCCGGAACGGGGGACAGTAAAACTCCGTTCACTTCGGAGAGCATGAAGAACTATTTAAAAAATCTGGGAGTCGAGGCGAATCTCAAACCCGATCAAACGAGAAACATCGCTTCGGTTTTGATCACCGCTACGATTCCCACCTACGCACGGAAAGGCGATAAGCTGAACGTGGTCGTTTCGTCGATCGGAGACGCAAAGTCCCTCGAAGGAGGAGTTCTTTTACAATCCCCTTTGAAAACCGCGGGCGATAAAACGTTCGCGGTCGCTTCGGGCGTGATTTCATTCGGCGGAAGACAAGAACAGGAACGGGGAAGCAGCGCGCGGGGAAATAAAAAAACCGTGGGCTTGGTTCACGGAGGCGCGATCGTAGAACAGGAGTTGGATCAGAATTTTTATGCATCGGAACGGGTGCAAATCCAGCTCGACAATCAGGACTTTACGACTCTGAACGCGGTGATCTCTCAGATTCGTTCGATTCTTCCCGGAAAACACGGAATCGGACCGGAATCGGTGGTTCCCGTTTCTCCTTCGGAGATCAATATCGTTCTCGGAAAAACGTTCGAGAACAAGTCGGACGCCTTCTTAACTTTATTAAGCGACATTGAAAATCTCACCGTGGAAACTCAGGTGAAACCGAAGGTGGTCATCAACGAAAGAACGGGCGTAATCGTGATGGGCGGTAATATCACCATCGAAGAAGTCGCCGTTTCCCGTTCGGGTTTGAATCTTTCGGTGACCGATAAAAACAGAAGACGCAACTGGCTCGGAAAGGAACAGGAACCCGTCAAAAGTTCCTTTGTGATCGAGGAATCCACGAGCGTAGGGGACGTGGTCGAAGCCCTGAACAAAGTGGGCGCGTCCACGCGAGATATCATAGCCATTTTGGAAGCGTTGAAAAAATCGGGCGCGTTGCACGCGGAGCTGGAAATACAATGAGAATCGATTCCGTTCAAGATTATACGAATAAGCTGAATCTGGTGGAAAAGCCGGAAGTAAGAAGTCTGATCAACATCGAAAAATCGAATCAGGAAAAACGGAACGTTTCCTTTCCGGAACAGCTTCGGGAAGAATTCAACGAGAAACTTTCCGGTAAAATCAGCTCTTCCGAAGTTCGTATGCCGCATAACATCAAGGAAGAAACCGCGGCCGATCCGTATCGTAAAAAACTGTATTCCGCTTCCGTGGAATTCGAATCGATCTTCGTCAAGATGATGTTAAGCGAAATGAAAAAGACCGTGTCCAAGTCGGGCTTGATCGACGGCGGTCACGCGGAAGAGATCTTCGAAGACATGCTCTACGACGAATACTCCAAAAACCTTTCGGCGAATTCCTCCTTGGGGCTTGCGGAACAGATTTATCAATCGCTTTCTTCCAATATTCCTCCGGTCAACGCCGGAACCAAAACCGATCGCAAAGCCTGAAAGAAGGCTATGCAAGGGACGACTTGTCCTTGGTTCGTTTCTTCCTGAAAGGCGGTCGCCGGTTTTTTCTTTTCTCGGTTCCCGCTTTTAAAACGGCTAATCTATGTTAGTCGATCAGATCGGCGAACTTGATTCCGTCCAAGTCGTTTTGCAGTTTTTCTTCCGTCTTTTCGACCTTGGAACCGATGTTTCCCGGAAACAGTTTGAGTTCCTTGTCCCCCGTCAAAAGAGGTTCCGGAATCTTTCTGTAAACGTCTCCGATGCTCAAATCTCCCGGCGCGATAATCGGAACGAATTCGTTTTTTCTCGTCTCGGATAGAAATTCCAGTTCGCAGAGTTTTTTGGTCAACACGGGAATCTCTTCTTCCTTTAAGCGGGAAATCCGCGAAAGCTCTAAGGGAGAAGACGGAATTTTCTTTTCTTTCTGGATCTTATACGCGGACTTCAAGGTCAGGATCAATTTACGGAACTCGTTGCTGGAAGAACTGTGCAGCTCGTCCAAGGACTGAAGAGGAGCGAGATACCGTTCGCGGAATTGCAGGGACGCGGTGATCTCCGCTCCGAATAATACGATTAGAGAAAGCGAATATACTCCCAAAAGAAAGATCGGAACGGCGGCTAACGCCTTGTAGATGATCATCGTCGTTTCGCTGAACGAGGAAAGATATACGTGAAATCCCCAGAGAAACACGAGGAAGATGACGCCCGTAACCGCCGCTCCTGCCGCCGACGCTTTCAGCGGAACCTTCGTGTTCGGAATCAAAGAATAAAGACTGAGGAAAAACAGCCAGATCCCGGAGAGAGGAAAAAGAATTCTCAGGAAGGAATAAATCGAAAAAACGCTGTCCCCGCCGGTGATCGTCGTTGTGGAAAACTTCTGATCCTTGGATTCGGTGATGCTGATCGTCTTGTATTCTCCGATGTTGAGCATTCGGATCTTTCCGTTTTCCTTACGTTCCAGCAATAGATTGGCCCAAAGTTTTCCGTTCATCGGAGTATAGAACGGGTTCCAATGATCGCCTCCGTCCGTGGAAATCAGGATATGTCCGAGACTGTCCATGAGAAAGAGTTCCATCGTGTCGGTTCCGGTAAAGGACCAGATTCGGATGAAGTTGTATCGTTTGTGACTGAGTTCGATCCAACTGTTTCCGCCGTCCCTCGAACGGTAGATGACTCCCCGTTCTCCCGCGAGAAAAATCTCACCGTTGTCCGCACGATGAATATCATGAAACGCTAAATGAGTCAGACGGTTCGGATAGAAGTTGAATCCGCCGTCGTTGCTCGTCCAAACCGTTCCCGATTCGTCGGCGATATATCCGTTGAGCGCGTCCGGAAAATACACCTTGGACGCGTTCATCTTGAGGCGATCCTTGAAGATCGGTTTGAAGGAGATTCCTTCGGGAATGTAATGAAGAACTTCGCCGTTTTTGAATACAATGAAAATGTTATTTAGATTTACGATTTCAATGTCCTGGAGTTCGACGCCTTCAAAGGACGTCAGAGTCCAGACGGAGGATTCGATCGGTTTGATCAAAAGCGCACCTCTGCGGGAGAGTGCGTAGATCAAACCTTCTCGGATTCGGATCCTGATAAAATCCGAACTCCCGATGTCCGGCTTTTTACAAAAGTCGAGACGGCCTCCGAGGTTATCGAGGCATTTCATGTTTTCGAAATCGATCTCGTCTTCCCGGATGGAATATTCTTTTTTGAGATTGGAATCCATGCGGAAGAGGGTTCCGTTTTCTCCGCTGACCCAAATTTTTCCTGAAGGATCTTTTTCCATGGAGAAGTAGTGAGGCGGTCTGAAAAAATCGATCGTCTTTTCGGCGACTCCTTCTCCGATCACGAAAAGAAGAGGACCGATCGCCAACACGAAAAAGTAAAATACGAGTTTTTGAAAGAGGGAACGGTTGGAGCTGATTCTCCAGATTCCGTTGAACGCGTTCTCCAAAGAACGCAAAACGGCGGTCGCCGAAAAAACCAAGATCACAAAACCGATGGCTCCGATCTGAGTCGCGGTGTCGATCAGGTCGCCGATCGTTTCGAGATACGTGTTGATGTCCACGTTGATGTTGCTCTGGAGTATGAACGTGTTGATCGTATCGAAGATTTCTTCCTTACGATTTTCCAGACCGGAAGTGATCGTAATCAAGGAAAGAGCGACGGTCAACATCGGAATCAAGGAAACGATCGTAGTGTAGGAAATTCCGGAGGCCTGCATCAAACAATCGTCTTTGATGAAACGATAGGCGGAACCGACGATGACTCGAATCGAGAGTACGAAAATTCTTAAAAAACCTTTTTCGGGAATTCGATCCGAATCGGTAAGCCAACCCGGTTTTAAAAGATGCTGCATCGTTCATTCCGCCTTGAAGCTGTACAGAACCATGGACGAGGTCAAGGGTCTGCCGTTTTTTTTGAGTTTGCTCTTCCAGTGATAGATCGAAATTCGAATCCACTTCCAGTATTCTTTCCAGGAACGAAAACTTCCTCTGGACTTGAGCAATTTTGCAAGGAGCGAAAAATCGACTCCGGGATACGTGATATGATTCGTAAAACCCGAACGATCAAGAATTTTTTTCAAATTCGATTCCGAATAATAATAAAAATGTCCCGGAAGATAGTAGTGATAGTTTG
Protein-coding regions in this window:
- the flgG gene encoding flagellar basal-body rod protein FlgG, giving the protein MRSLWTAATGMIAQQFHIDTISNNLANVNTTGFKKNRADFEDLVYQHQVLAGTPATSVSEIPTGVNVGHGVRAAASQKLFEIGSFQATGNKLDMAITGEMGFFKIQMPDGSFAFSRDGSFKIDSNQQVVTSNGYLLEPPLILPEGAILNTLMISEQGEVTVKVGADIRPIVIGQVELYRFVNPAGLTAIGKNLFQETVASGPEIPGTPGMEGFGNVLQGFLEMSNVKIVEEMVNMIVAQRAYESNSKAIQTSDNMLSTAISLKR
- the flgA gene encoding flagellar basal body P-ring formation chaperone FlgA, which produces MNVFRIFLFLLLAANPLLGRGVSGIYLKGRAIVDGEDVLLSSVARIPDGFEDRVLVKNLKRPIYIGSKEILNVYGDLEPNVTGKETLVLPLNHALEPNEITESLSEEIRKKHPNEEFRLTFISGETKVPSEGVELRWANLSSRLHPGQLMASLEIFFQGKKVHSLRIRFQVEQNVKVLKAKRSLNKGIKITEEDFQEEAVLTPEEILDSPGADLLGSTLLKDMNEGEIFRKKHVRKIQDVQRGGEILMIYHKGSLVLKTKVKALSSGNIGEDVQVTTHSREGQMKAKVVDKNTVVTE
- a CDS encoding flagellar basal body L-ring protein FlgH, whose translation is MKLNSLSKMIVELIPGIFGAVLLSILLILLIFTGSGSGLKAQDASLWTDKNPYSVRQSIKVGSPLYVRITNGLQAEFELESNADETITLKSMPDKKIIPDMPSYNNDRTITRKNKGKIKSLGKVKGNLTALVTAVDPNTGLLTIQGQKVNVINGEENSLALSGTVSPEFVEKDSSINADKIANLQVNFNGRIKRQQVNPPIALKSVTNPDGSVTVKAELSEEEKQRLILDQLNRLLGESQ
- a CDS encoding flagellar basal body P-ring protein FlgI, giving the protein MKFEYSILCMLNKTVFYFSGLVSRAFLFSPRFFSFRGSSLLVRFSVVFVLAGSIGISFASLQAAELRLKDIARIEGIRENQITGYGIVVGLPGTGDSKTPFTSESMKNYLKNLGVEANLKPDQTRNIASVLITATIPTYARKGDKLNVVVSSIGDAKSLEGGVLLQSPLKTAGDKTFAVASGVISFGGRQEQERGSSARGNKKTVGLVHGGAIVEQELDQNFYASERVQIQLDNQDFTTLNAVISQIRSILPGKHGIGPESVVPVSPSEINIVLGKTFENKSDAFLTLLSDIENLTVETQVKPKVVINERTGVIVMGGNITIEEVAVSRSGLNLSVTDKNRRRNWLGKEQEPVKSSFVIEESTSVGDVVEALNKVGASTRDIIAILEALKKSGALHAELEIQ
- a CDS encoding rod-binding protein is translated as MRIDSVQDYTNKLNLVEKPEVRSLINIEKSNQEKRNVSFPEQLREEFNEKLSGKISSSEVRMPHNIKEETAADPYRKKLYSASVEFESIFVKMMLSEMKKTVSKSGLIDGGHAEEIFEDMLYDEYSKNLSANSSLGLAEQIYQSLSSNIPPVNAGTKTDRKA
- a CDS encoding YhjD/YihY/BrkB family envelope integrity protein, giving the protein MQHLLKPGWLTDSDRIPEKGFLRIFVLSIRVIVGSAYRFIKDDCLMQASGISYTTIVSLIPMLTVALSLITITSGLENRKEEIFDTINTFILQSNINVDINTYLETIGDLIDTATQIGAIGFVILVFSATAVLRSLENAFNGIWRISSNRSLFQKLVFYFFVLAIGPLLFVIGEGVAEKTIDFFRPPHYFSMEKDPSGKIWVSGENGTLFRMDSNLKKEYSIREDEIDFENMKCLDNLGGRLDFCKKPDIGSSDFIRIRIREGLIYALSRRGALLIKPIESSVWTLTSFEGVELQDIEIVNLNNIFIVFKNGEVLHYIPEGISFKPIFKDRLKMNASKVYFPDALNGYIADESGTVWTSNDGGFNFYPNRLTHLAFHDIHRADNGEIFLAGERGVIYRSRDGGNSWIELSHKRYNFIRIWSFTGTDTMELFLMDSLGHILISTDGGDHWNPFYTPMNGKLWANLLLERKENGKIRMLNIGEYKTISITESKDQKFSTTTITGGDSVFSIYSFLRILFPLSGIWLFFLSLYSLIPNTKVPLKASAAGAAVTGVIFLVFLWGFHVYLSSFSETTMIIYKALAAVPIFLLGVYSLSLIVLFGAEITASLQFRERYLAPLQSLDELHSSSSNEFRKLILTLKSAYKIQKEKKIPSSPLELSRISRLKEEEIPVLTKKLCELEFLSETRKNEFVPIIAPGDLSIGDVYRKIPEPLLTGDKELKLFPGNIGSKVEKTEEKLQNDLDGIKFADLID